One window of Magallana gigas chromosome 2, xbMagGiga1.1, whole genome shotgun sequence genomic DNA carries:
- the LOC105324667 gene encoding uncharacterized protein: MSDPVKISRNSIVLPNGSKYSEEVPLLSNAAVLKIDQTESEQLDDIVTMNTEPIQKNGSEFYATGTKIGSVNQAQNFYKKVCIDPYVASVDSRILIYRFMEQGKLIENYHDDGEHGAGRRLLKYMRENQIMDVAIVVTRWMGEHIGPQCFTIMEGLVNEVANLILE; encoded by the coding sequence ATGTCAGATCCTGTCAAGATATCTAGAAATAGCATTGTTCTGCCAAACGGATCAAAATATAGTGAGGAGGTACCATTACTTTCCAATGCAGCTGTTCTGAAAATTGATCAGACCGAGAGTGAGCAACTGGATGACATCGTCACGATGAACACCGAACCCATACAAAAGAATGGATCGGAATTCTACGCAACTGGAACCAAAATTGGGTCTGTAAACCAGGCCCAAAATTTCTACAAAAAAGTCTGCATTGATCCATATGTCGCCAGTGTAGACAGTAGAATACTCATCTACCGTTTCATGGAACAAgggaaattaattgaaaactaTCATGACGATGGCGAGCATGGAGCGGGTCGTCGTTTACTCAAATACATGCGAGAAAATCAAATCATGGACGTTGCCATAGTCGTTACGAGGTGGATGGGGGAGCACATTGGGCCTCAATGCTTTACCATCATGGAGGGTCTTGTCAACGAGGTCGCCAACCTGATCCTTGAGTAA